The Lactuca sativa cultivar Salinas chromosome 2, Lsat_Salinas_v11, whole genome shotgun sequence genome includes the window TTGAGTTACAACTCTTAACATAATTTTGGAGACATCTAAGCAAAGAAGATGTTGTAAAACTATGCCTATATGATCTAGAGGTGGTGCCGCCTCAAGTGAAGATTAGTGGTTTATCTTCTAAAGGGTCATGAAAAGGATTTATAGCGCATGGCCATAATAGCGCTCAGGGAGAACACAAATATGACTTGTGATGTGTGGGGGTAAACCGGAGAGGTCATTTAGGTTCATGGTTTAAACCTATAAGGATACCATTGAATTGGTCTCTTCTTGTTTGTTCtcattaaactagggtttaatctTCGTGACACCCGAGTGACATCATCTGTCTGAGTGAAAGGAAACTTACCAACTTGGTGGGGAATTGTtggaattttatatatatatatatatatatatatatatatatatatatatatatatatatatatatatatatatatatatatatatatatatatataaaggaattgcaagttggcaatttcctttgtatcccacattggtggggaGAAGAAACTTTTGAGGGTTTATAAGCCTATTCCCTTGGTAAGCCTTCAAAGGCTTTAGTGGATCAAAGGATTGGGCCAAGCCCATGCGCGCGCCtagcctagcctagcactagccgaCGCCGCGAGTGCGCGAAATGGCGCGATTTAGGCGCACTTTGCACTTCGCACGACGCATCGGTCGCTGGGAGCTGAGGAGCTTTTATTTTTGACGAGTTCGGGTCAAGTCGGTTTGACCGATCCAGGTCAAATGGTTGACTGCCGTTGACTTCGTGGAGGCCAAGTCAGGGTATTCTAGAAGGATCAGGAAACGGCTTGCTTGGAGAGCAAGCTGTCGCCCTAGGGTTTCTGGGGCCGGCCTATGGGGGCCCGTTTGATGCCTTCTAGGGTTACAATACCTATAAATACAGCTCCCTAGGAGCCACATGAACACTCACGAAAATCTGAaagctctctccctctctctgcgGTTTTTTCTTCTAGTTTCCGAGTAGTCGCTTTGTGTTTGTCGATTTCCAGTGTTGTTGGAATATCGATCTAGCTGCATTAAATCCTGGGGTTTTACTCTGTTGCTTACAGCCAGTAGAAGcgaagtaaaaacctttaaggacaAGAATCTGGTCTGTGCAGTTGCTTCAAGATCAAGTCAGCAATCAACAGGTCGGTTTTACTTTTCTGTCTTGTGTTTAATTCGTCCAATAACAGGACAGTCTTCTTCTACCTTTCTTATAATCAGATCCAATCGAGAAGGATAGACCTGGTTTCTGGACGAAACTtggtaaatataataataataattgaatttattattcGCAACTAATCGACATATAATTCACAATATTATTTGTCGGTTTCCTTGCGCGTCTTTTAGTTTGATTTACAACAATCTTAAAGgttttttatattttgtgatcAATCAACAGActaatggacactactgctagccTCCACTTCATGAACCAAGAGTTTGCCAAACTTGACCCATAGGTAGCTCCGCCCTTGGTCTAGAggatattttttttctattttttatagatatttatatttatagaagATAAAACATCAAATTAGAACATACAAATTTTTATAAGACTAAATGTAAACAAACAAAGATATTTAGGTAGAAGAGAATGGTGTCATCTTGTCATGCCCACATAAATTTTATCTAAGTTCCACAtaagatgtttttggatttaacatgaaaaagaaaagagagagaATGGTGTCAAGCAGATGAAGAAGAGAGAGTGGAAAAATTAGATTAATACACACATATACATTTTTCTTTTTCGACGGTAATGTAATACtgaaaaaacataattttcacaATGTGTTATGTTAGGGTGATGAAACGGTGTACCCACAAACATGTTAAAAAAGACCTCATTTTTGCCTATGAATTTTACCATCCATTCCATATGGTCTTAGGCTAAGCGGAGTGGATGCCGAGTCCAGCGTTAGGAAAACTTAACCCCACATGCTCGTAAAGTGAAAAGGAACGTGGGGTATGCGGGAATGTTGTGTATAAAATGCATAATGAAAATAGAACATGTTGGAACTTACTCATCCACGTGGTTATTGAGTAGATATTTGGTGTTGGATCCTTTTAGAAAAAAAAGGTAATTATGGCTGTAAATTGAAAGTTTGAATCGAAAATTCTAGCTTTTGTTTAGATAAAAATGTTCGATGaactaaattttaaaatatataccatcacataaaacatataaaacataaaagttctaaaaattattttaaatagttttttgttttcaaatgaaaattttaggctcattaaaaaaataaataataataataataataataataacttattGCCAAATATGCTCTTTGtatattttccaaaattttattttctttttaagtaATGTTTGTAGGTAAATTGTAGTTCTCGCTCTTCAAAACGTGAACGGCTTAACATTTATTTTGTATATTAGAATTTAGAAGGAGCTGGTGCCCAAAGCCCCATATTGCCCTTAGGTTAGGTAGTACATTTATTTTCTAATacataaattatttcattttagcaaatgaggatttttttttttttttggcggAATCAGAGCCACCTCAAGGACATGGGCCACCCACGTTATTGTATCTTTCGCAAGATTTGTAATCTATTCTATTGGGACCCACATAAATTATCCAACCATTCTCACTTCTTACATAACAACGAAAGTAAATAAAATCCCCATCATTTGCACCGAAACAAATCAACTTATTTATATTTACAACATAAACATAAAGATTGCGCcaacaaataaaaaaacaacGTTCTTTTATTCATAACAAAAAAGTACAGACCCTTTAAACACTTGACCTTCCAATCTTCTAATCTCTAACAATCACTCCTTTTATCACTTTTACACATGAAAATTCAAAACACACACTCAAAACAAACACATTTATAAAAACTAAACCTTTAAATAAAAACACCAactaaatatataatatttaatatttatatcttCACATCACTATCTCCGGCTTCAAGATACTCACCTTAATTTCCTTATGAGGCAAAACCACACCTCCATTACTATACACCTCATCACACACATGCACATCCTCTCCAAGAATCGTCATGTTCTCAACCCGGGCCCACTGTCCAACTGTCGAATGCCACCCAATAATACTACTCGAAATACACGCGTGTTTCTTGATGCGGACCCCACGCATGACAGTGCAACGCGAGAGTCTGACCCCAGACTCCACCACGCACCCGGGCCCGATGGCTACATCGGGCCCGATCAAACACCCGTCACCAATCTTAGCACTTTCATGAACCAAAACATTACCCACAATGTGGGGCCCGAATGCTAACTTACCTGGTGTATTCTTTCTCAAAGAATCTAGATAAAGTCTTAACCCTGTAATGTAATCTTTTGGTTGTCCAATATCCATCCAGAAACCCGGTAAAACCATCGCGTATAGAAGCTTTTCAGATGCGATTTTCGGGAAAGTTTCTTTTTCGATTGAAGTGGGTTTTAATTGGATTCTGTCAAGAACCGAagggtttaaaaggtaaattCCAGCATTGATTTTGTTACCcacaaaaacttttggtttttcAACGAATTTTTCGACTAACCCGGTTGATTCTTCCATGACTACAACACCGTATTTTGAAGGCTCATCCACTTTGGTTACCATGATTGAAGCTTCTCCACCATGGGATTTGTGAAATGCAATCATTTGTTTCAAAGGGTATTCACTGATGACATCACTGTTGAGAACAAAAAAAGGTTCACCCGAATCATCGAGTAGTTTGTCCCGGGCTAAGGCTAGTGGGCCCGCAGTTCCTAAGGGCTCGGTTTCTTGTGAACATGAGATCTTTATCCCGAGTTTGGTTTCAAAATCTTTCAAGAAGTTGAGC containing:
- the LOC111912289 gene encoding mannose-1-phosphate guanylyltransferase 1, which codes for MKALILVGGFGTRLRPLTLSVPKPLVDFGNKPMILHQIEALKAIGVTEVVLAINYQPEVMLNFLKDFETKLGIKISCSQETEPLGTAGPLALARDKLLDDSGEPFFVLNSDVISEYPLKQMIAFHKSHGGEASIMVTKVDEPSKYGVVVMEESTGLVEKFVEKPKVFVGNKINAGIYLLNPSVLDRIQLKPTSIEKETFPKIASEKLLYAMVLPGFWMDIGQPKDYITGLRLYLDSLRKNTPGKLAFGPHIVGNVLVHESAKIGDGCLIGPDVAIGPGCVVESGVRLSRCTVMRGVRIKKHACISSSIIGWHSTVGQWARVENMTILGEDVHVCDEVYSNGGVVLPHKEIKVSILKPEIVM